A region of Desulfuromonas thiophila DNA encodes the following proteins:
- a CDS encoding acetate uptake transporter translates to MKGRAMGQPSDPANRPSRTTTVVKPFRVNWPDTSLLQQVLRAPLPSRERPASPLALPDNATACLLTDHTANPAPLGLLGFGMTTLLLGLHHAGFFPLDAMLLAMGIFCGGLGQILVGVMEWNRNNCFGATAFTSYGLFWLSLVALILLPATGLITASSPFAMGFYLSIWGLFSAVLFLASFRLSRALQLVFGSLMLLFFLLAAADFSGNASLERIAGYEGICCGLSALYAGLGQMLNEVFCASLVPLGLYREPFSRRR, encoded by the coding sequence ATGAAAGGTCGCGCCATGGGCCAACCTTCCGATCCCGCCAACCGCCCCAGCCGCACCACCACCGTGGTTAAACCCTTCCGGGTCAACTGGCCTGACACCAGCCTGTTGCAACAGGTATTACGCGCGCCACTGCCTTCACGTGAACGGCCCGCCAGTCCGCTGGCTCTGCCCGATAACGCCACCGCCTGCCTGCTGACCGACCACACCGCCAATCCGGCCCCCCTGGGTCTGCTCGGCTTCGGCATGACCACCCTGCTGCTCGGCCTGCATCACGCCGGATTCTTCCCCCTTGATGCCATGCTGCTGGCCATGGGCATTTTCTGTGGCGGCCTCGGCCAGATCCTCGTTGGTGTCATGGAATGGAACCGCAACAACTGCTTCGGCGCCACCGCTTTCACCTCCTATGGCCTGTTCTGGCTCAGTCTGGTCGCGCTGATCCTGTTACCCGCAACCGGTCTGATCACCGCTTCCTCTCCCTTCGCCATGGGCTTCTACCTGAGCATCTGGGGACTGTTCAGCGCCGTGCTGTTTCTGGCCAGTTTCCGCCTCAGTCGTGCCCTGCAGCTGGTGTTCGGTTCGTTGATGCTGCTGTTCTTCCTGCTGGCCGCCGCTGATTTCAGCGGCAACGCAAGCCTCGAACGGATCGCCGGTTACGAAGGCATCTGTTGTGGCCTGTCTGCCCTCTACGCCGGCCTGGGCCAGATGCTCAACGAGGTTTTCTGCGCCAGCCTGGTACCGCTGGGTCTGTATCGGGAACCGTTTTCGCGCCGCCGCTGA
- a CDS encoding acetate uptake transporter, which translates to AGDFTGNATLKMIAGYEGIFCGLSAIYTGLAQVMNEVFGRQVAPLGAVVQK; encoded by the coding sequence GCTGGTGATTTCACCGGCAACGCCACCCTCAAGATGATTGCTGGCTACGAAGGCATTTTCTGCGGCCTGTCCGCTATCTACACCGGCCTGGCTCAAGTCATGAACGAGGTCTTCGGCCGTCAGGTCGCTCCGCTGGGCGCCGTTGTCCAAAAGTAA
- a CDS encoding GPR1/FUN34/YaaH family transporter codes for MRDKIICPFFGKNEDHCDVGCGYISNHDVNMIIHFCADDFGECMKYRELAARFPRLAELQPTATGDISWHDWTKEREPMNNELQNLTLKDTTANPAPLGLLGFGMTTVLLNL; via the coding sequence ATGCGCGACAAAATCATCTGTCCCTTCTTCGGCAAAAATGAAGACCATTGCGATGTCGGTTGCGGCTACATCAGCAACCACGACGTCAACATGATCATTCATTTTTGCGCTGATGACTTTGGCGAGTGCATGAAATACCGGGAACTGGCCGCACGGTTTCCCCGACTGGCCGAACTGCAGCCAACGGCAACCGGCGATATTTCATGGCATGACTGGACAAAGGAGAGAGAACCCATGAACAACGAACTGCAGAACCTGACCCTCAAGGACACCACCGCCAACCCCGCGCCGCTGGGCCTGCTCGGCTTCGGCATGACCACCGTGCTGCTCAACCT
- a CDS encoding sigma-54-dependent transcriptional regulator: MEAARHILLIDNEEGLCRMMEAVLRDNGYQVTAYTRSFEAVDAFSAGAFDLVISDIKMPGLDGLEVLQRIRAKDATVPVIMITAYATVETSIQALRKGAYDMLTKPFEPEELLYRVKNALQATALATENRELKRQLADSFQGDDIIGANGGLKEVLERVRRVAARDTSVLITGESGTGKELIAQAIHHNSPRRDKRFMAINCGALPESVLESELFGYKKGAFTGATADRKGLLEAADGGTLFLDEVGNLPLTVQKTLLRFLQEHEFLRLGDTRPIRVDVRVISATNADLQQQMEDGSYRDDLYYRLNVVNIHLPPLRQRRQDIPLLAAHFIRRTNQRFGTAVQGFTPEALQRLCAWNWPGNIRQLENVVEGCMALESGNFISSTILDQFLPASAAPSGALPNNPVDTAAQQEDYAQALADFESAYLVQLLKKTGGHVEEAARLAGMNMATIYRKLKKYAIRKDDFTPPAG; the protein is encoded by the coding sequence ATGGAGGCTGCCCGCCACATTCTGTTGATCGACAATGAAGAGGGTCTGTGCCGCATGATGGAGGCGGTGCTGCGCGACAACGGCTATCAGGTGACGGCCTACACCCGCTCCTTCGAGGCGGTCGACGCCTTCAGCGCCGGCGCGTTTGATCTGGTCATCAGCGACATCAAAATGCCCGGCCTCGACGGGCTGGAGGTGCTGCAACGCATCCGCGCCAAGGATGCCACCGTTCCGGTCATCATGATCACCGCCTATGCCACGGTGGAAACCTCGATCCAGGCGCTGCGCAAGGGCGCCTACGACATGCTGACCAAACCCTTCGAACCGGAAGAGCTGCTCTACCGTGTCAAGAACGCCCTGCAGGCCACGGCGCTGGCGACAGAAAACCGCGAACTCAAGCGCCAGTTGGCCGATTCCTTTCAGGGCGATGACATCATCGGCGCCAACGGTGGCCTCAAGGAGGTTCTTGAGCGGGTGCGGCGGGTAGCGGCACGCGACACCTCGGTGCTGATTACCGGCGAGTCGGGCACCGGCAAGGAACTGATCGCCCAGGCCATCCACCACAACTCGCCGCGTCGCGACAAGCGCTTCATGGCCATCAACTGCGGCGCCCTGCCCGAGTCGGTGCTGGAAAGCGAGCTGTTCGGCTACAAAAAAGGCGCCTTCACGGGTGCCACGGCCGATCGCAAAGGCTTACTGGAAGCTGCCGACGGCGGCACCCTGTTTCTCGACGAGGTTGGCAATTTGCCGCTAACCGTGCAAAAGACCCTGTTGCGCTTTCTGCAGGAGCACGAGTTTCTGCGCCTCGGCGATACCCGCCCGATCCGCGTCGATGTCCGCGTCATTTCCGCCACCAACGCCGATTTGCAGCAGCAGATGGAGGATGGCAGCTACCGCGACGATCTGTACTACCGTCTCAACGTCGTCAACATTCACCTGCCGCCTCTGCGCCAGCGCCGCCAGGACATCCCGTTGCTGGCGGCCCACTTCATCCGCCGCACCAATCAACGCTTCGGCACCGCCGTACAGGGCTTTACCCCCGAAGCCCTTCAACGCCTGTGCGCCTGGAACTGGCCTGGCAACATCCGCCAGTTGGAAAATGTTGTCGAAGGCTGCATGGCCCTGGAAAGTGGCAACTTCATCAGTTCAACCATCCTCGACCAGTTCCTGCCCGCCAGCGCCGCGCCCAGTGGCGCGCTGCCGAACAACCCGGTCGACACAGCGGCACAGCAAGAGGATTATGCCCAGGCACTGGCCGACTTTGAATCGGCCTATCTGGTGCAACTCCTGAAAAAAACCGGTGGCCATGTCGAGGAGGCCGCCCGCCTAGCCGGCATGAACATGGCCACCATCTACCGCAAGCTGAAAAAATACGCCATCCGCAAGGACGATTTCACTCCTCCGGCCGGCTGA
- a CDS encoding sensor histidine kinase produces MIFFSRLKLRWKLLVVVLPLVLLPLLLVGSVVSYRSVELARQAINQVSRDDLEHMASFTRHLLEAHHQQFQVYQQQRRDDFITELKTLLQFARDLIADEQQRVSRGETTLAAAQQRVRTLLKQISIGESGYLYSLTSDGVLQVHVSREQQNISNEQDGEGHYFIRQMCDTARTSAPGSLHQLRYPWRNEALGETELRDKLALYVYEPAWDWIIVAAGYIDESLADLRFEQLALEELKAKIKEKRVGQTGYIYCMDSSGTFRLHPQQEGQNFIDARDSDGNPFIRQMCDTKQGWIRYPWQAEGEKRPRFKIVRYDYFAPWDWIVAVGCYEDEFYQTANRISANTAKITLLVMLAACLGSLLLVSLASKILTNPIHHMIQVIRRVKAGHLGEQMHIGSQDELGELAATFNRMTEIIQKNKEMEASLAQHGKMASLGVLSSGVAHEINNPLGVILGYAGYLESKVAPDDPNYTYIHEIKRESKRCKKIVQDLLSYARTPKSVLAPTDLNNLLDQIVNFAANHTDMHHVRIRKQFAADLPPVPCDGDQIRQVAINLILNAGGAIVGSGELLVRTALADGGVLIEFRDSGCGMDEQTQEKIFEPFYTTKDKGTGLGLAISRQIIEQHQGRITLKSAPGRGTSVRVWLPLQPEE; encoded by the coding sequence ATGATCTTTTTCAGTCGCCTGAAACTGCGCTGGAAGCTGCTGGTAGTGGTACTGCCGCTGGTCCTGCTTCCTCTGCTGCTGGTCGGCAGCGTGGTCAGCTACCGCTCCGTCGAACTGGCGCGCCAGGCCATCAACCAGGTCAGTCGCGATGACCTGGAACACATGGCCAGCTTCACCCGCCACCTGCTGGAGGCTCACCATCAGCAGTTTCAGGTCTACCAGCAACAGCGCCGCGACGACTTCATCACCGAGCTTAAAACCCTGCTGCAGTTCGCCCGCGACCTGATCGCCGACGAACAGCAGCGCGTCAGCCGTGGCGAAACAACCCTGGCCGCTGCTCAGCAGCGGGTGCGCACCCTGCTCAAGCAGATCAGCATCGGCGAAAGCGGCTATCTCTACAGCCTCACCAGCGATGGCGTGCTGCAGGTCCACGTCAGCCGCGAACAGCAGAACATCAGCAACGAGCAGGACGGCGAGGGCCACTACTTCATCCGGCAGATGTGTGACACCGCCCGCACCAGCGCCCCCGGCAGCCTGCACCAGCTGCGCTATCCCTGGCGCAACGAGGCTCTGGGCGAAACCGAGTTGCGCGACAAGCTGGCGCTGTATGTCTACGAACCGGCCTGGGACTGGATCATCGTCGCCGCCGGCTATATCGATGAGAGCCTGGCCGATCTGCGCTTTGAACAGCTGGCCCTGGAAGAGCTCAAAGCCAAGATCAAGGAAAAACGGGTCGGCCAGACCGGCTACATCTACTGCATGGACAGCAGCGGCACCTTCCGGCTGCATCCGCAGCAGGAGGGGCAGAACTTCATCGACGCGCGTGACAGCGACGGCAACCCGTTCATTCGCCAGATGTGCGACACCAAACAGGGCTGGATTCGCTATCCCTGGCAGGCCGAAGGCGAAAAGCGGCCGCGCTTTAAGATCGTGCGCTACGACTACTTCGCCCCCTGGGACTGGATCGTCGCCGTCGGCTGCTACGAGGACGAGTTCTACCAGACCGCCAACCGCATCAGCGCCAACACCGCCAAGATCACCCTGCTGGTGATGCTGGCGGCCTGCCTGGGTTCGCTGCTGCTGGTCAGCCTGGCATCAAAGATTCTGACCAATCCGATCCACCACATGATTCAGGTCATCCGCCGGGTCAAGGCCGGCCATCTGGGTGAGCAGATGCACATCGGCAGCCAGGACGAACTGGGCGAGCTGGCCGCCACCTTCAACCGCATGACCGAGATTATCCAGAAAAACAAGGAAATGGAGGCCAGCCTGGCCCAGCACGGCAAGATGGCGTCCCTTGGCGTGCTGTCCTCCGGCGTCGCTCACGAGATCAACAATCCCCTCGGCGTCATCCTCGGCTACGCCGGCTATCTGGAAAGCAAGGTAGCGCCGGATGACCCCAACTACACCTATATCCATGAGATCAAGCGCGAGAGCAAACGCTGCAAGAAGATCGTCCAGGATCTACTGAGCTACGCCCGCACGCCAAAATCGGTGCTGGCGCCAACGGATCTGAACAATCTGCTCGACCAGATCGTCAACTTCGCCGCCAACCACACCGACATGCACCATGTGCGCATCCGCAAGCAGTTTGCCGCCGATCTGCCACCGGTGCCCTGCGATGGGGATCAGATCCGCCAGGTGGCCATCAACCTGATCCTCAACGCCGGCGGCGCCATTGTGGGCAGCGGCGAACTGCTGGTGCGCACGGCGCTGGCGGACGGCGGCGTGCTGATCGAATTCCGCGACAGCGGCTGCGGCATGGACGAACAGACCCAGGAAAAAATCTTTGAACCCTTCTATACCACCAAGGACAAGGGCACCGGCCTGGGACTGGCCATCTCACGCCAGATCATTGAACAGCACCAGGGCCGCATCACGCTCAAGAGCGCGCCCGGCCGGGGCACCAGTGTCCGCGTGTGGCTGCCCCTGCAGCCGGAGGAATAA
- a CDS encoding AI-2E family transporter yields MNLSKAHVLLLYLVLTAAIASGLALFSSASTITGLLQSASSGLFLPLLLALTSAFVLDPLVSLLEKYRVPRGRAILLLFFAISLVLWQTGSWLISYSQQMWESLLRDFPRYSSGLITYLQEAQQSWQKSLPFLAQYDLTGWVRGLTERFFAFLLVATPKSALRLGSLLLLVPLFSFFFLRDGDSIRRTLVGLAPNRYFEIIHDLSYRISRQTAQFVRGRILEAAIVGLVVTFGLSFTDIRYAPLLGLFAGVTNLVPYIGPLVGMVPGILIALVDLGLGGQFWWIVFIYFIIAQVIVDNFILVPILISRFANLHPLLVILAIVMGGKLSGVIGMIVGVPIASACKIALVEIRLYRRAFALPDTGDGTS; encoded by the coding sequence ATGAATCTGAGCAAGGCCCATGTCCTGCTGCTCTATCTGGTACTGACCGCCGCCATTGCCAGCGGCCTGGCGCTGTTTTCCTCCGCTTCAACCATCACCGGCCTGCTGCAATCGGCCTCCAGTGGCCTGTTCCTGCCGCTGCTGCTGGCGCTGACCAGCGCCTTTGTGCTCGATCCGCTGGTCAGCCTGCTGGAAAAATACCGTGTGCCGCGCGGCCGCGCCATTTTGCTGCTGTTCTTTGCCATCAGCCTGGTGCTGTGGCAGACCGGCAGTTGGCTGATCAGTTACAGCCAGCAGATGTGGGAATCGCTGCTGCGTGATTTTCCGCGTTACAGTTCCGGCCTGATCACCTACCTGCAGGAGGCCCAGCAGTCCTGGCAGAAGAGCCTGCCCTTTCTCGCCCAGTACGATCTGACCGGCTGGGTGCGCGGCCTGACCGAACGCTTCTTTGCCTTTTTGCTGGTGGCCACGCCCAAATCGGCCCTGCGCCTGGGCAGCCTGCTGCTGCTGGTGCCGCTGTTCTCGTTTTTCTTTTTGCGCGATGGCGACAGCATCCGCCGCACCCTGGTGGGCCTGGCGCCCAATCGCTATTTTGAAATCATCCACGATCTGTCGTACCGCATCAGCCGCCAGACCGCCCAGTTCGTCCGTGGCCGCATTCTCGAAGCCGCCATCGTCGGACTCGTTGTCACCTTTGGCCTGAGTTTCACCGACATCCGCTACGCTCCCCTGCTGGGCCTGTTTGCCGGGGTCACCAACCTGGTGCCCTATATCGGCCCGCTGGTCGGCATGGTGCCGGGCATCCTCATCGCCCTGGTCGACCTGGGCCTGGGCGGCCAGTTCTGGTGGATTGTTTTCATCTATTTCATCATCGCCCAGGTCATCGTCGACAATTTCATTCTGGTGCCCATCCTGATTTCGCGCTTTGCCAACCTGCATCCGCTGCTGGTGATTCTGGCCATCGTCATGGGCGGCAAACTCTCCGGCGTTATCGGCATGATCGTCGGCGTGCCCATCGCCAGCGCCTGCAAGATCGCCCTGGTTGAAATCCGTCTCTACCGCCGTGCCTTTGCCCTGCCGGATACCGGCGACGGCACCAGCTAG